The Coregonus clupeaformis isolate EN_2021a chromosome 27, ASM2061545v1, whole genome shotgun sequence genomic sequence tcctctggctGGGTGACGGGGctcgtctctctgtcctctggctGGGTGACGGGGGctcgtctctctgtcctctggctGGGTGACGGGGGctcgtctctctgtcctctggctGGGTGACGGGGgcttgtctctctgtcctctggctGGGTGACAGGGGctcgtctctctgtcctctggctGGGTGACAGGGGCTCGTCTCTCTGTCTTCTGGCTGGGTGACAGGGGctcgtctctctgtcctctggctGAGTGACAGGGGctcgtctctctgtcctctggctGAGTGACAGGGGctcgtctctctgtcctctggctGGGTGACAGGGGCTCGTATCTCTGTCCGCTGGCTGGGTGACAGGGgcttgtctctctgtcctctggctGGGTGACAGGGGttcgtctctctgtcctctggctGGGTGACAGGGGCTCGTCTCTCTGTCTTCTGGCTGAGTGACAGGGGctcgtctctctgtcctctggctGGGTGACAGGGGctcgtctctctgtcctctggctGGGTGACAGGGGCTCGTCTCTCTGTCTTCTGGCTGGGTGACAGGGGctcgtctctctgtcctctggctGGGTGACAGGGGCTCGTCTCTCTGTCTTCTGGCTGGGTGACAGGGGctcgtctctctgtcctctggctGGGTGACAGGGGctcgtctctctgtcctctggctGGGTGACAGGGGctcgtctctctgtcctctggctGGGTGACAGGGGctcgtctctctgtcctctggctGGGTGACAGGGGctcgtctctctgtcctctggctGAGTGACAGGGctcgtctctctgtcctctggctGGGTGACAGGGGctcgtctctctgtcctctggctGGGTGACAGGGGctcgtctctctgtcctctggctGGGTGACAGGGGctcgtctctctgtcctctggctGGGTGACAGGGGctcgtctctctgtcctctggctGGGTGACAGGGGctcgtctctctgtcctctggctGGGTGACAGGGGctcgtctctctgtcctctggctGGGTGACAGGGGctcgtctctctgtcctctggctGGGTGACAGGGGctcgtctctctgtcctctggctGGGTGACAGGGGctcgtctctctgtcctctggctGGGTGACAGGGGCTCGTCTCTCTGTCTTCTGGCTGGGTGACAGGGGctcgtctctctgtcctctggctGGGTGACAGGGGctcgtctctctgtcctctggctGGGTGACAGGGGCTCGTCTCTCTGTCTTCTGGCTGGGTGACAGGGGCTCGTCTCTCTGACGTAGGTCCAGTATACACAGCGTAGCTAAGTGAGCTAAAGGTTATTGTAGGTTGTGTACACTGGGTACAGTAATAATATAGGTCATGATGTTATACTGGGGTCGTATGATGACTTTAGGTACCTGTTGGTGAAAAcggttattacacacacacacacacacacacacacacacacacacacacacacacacacacacacacacagccagtcaGGACAGAGTCAAGTTGACAGAGGTATTGCTCAGTGGTCGATACACAGATGTTTG encodes the following:
- the LOC121541352 gene encoding cell surface glycoprotein 1-like codes for the protein MERRAPVTQPEDRETSPCHPARGQRDEPLSPSQRTERRAPVTQPEDRETSPCHPARGQRDEPLSPSQRTERRAPVTQPEDRETSPCHPARGQRDEPLSPSQRTERRAPVTQPEDRETSPCHPARGQRDEPLSPSQRTERRAPVTQPEDRETSPCHPARGQRDEPCHSARGQRDEPLSPSQRTERRAPVTQPEDRETSPCHPARGQRDEPLSPSQRTERRAPVTQPEDRETSPCHPARGQRDEPLSPSQKTERRAPVTQPEDRETSPCHPARGQRDEPLSLSQKTERRAPVTQPEDRETNPCHPARGQRDKPLSPSQRTEIRAPVTQPEDRETSPCHSARGQRDEPLSLSQRTERRAPVTQPEDRETSPCHPARGQRDEPLSPSQRTERQAPVTQPEDRETSPRHPARGQRDEPPSPSQRTERRAPSPSQRTERRAPVTQPEDRETSPVTQPEDRETSPRHPARGQRDEPPSPSQRTERRAPVTQPEDRETSPCHPARGQRDEPLSLSQRTERRAPVTQPEDRDEPLSPSQRTERRAPVTQPEDRETSPCHPARRQRDEPLSPSQRTERRAPVTQPEDRETSPCHPARGQRDEPLSPSQRTERRALSPSQRTEIRAPVTQPEDRETSPCHSARRQRDKPLSPSQKTERRTPVTQPEDRDEPLSPSQRTETRAPVTQPEDRDTSPCHPARGQRDEPLSLSQRTERRAPVTQPEDRETSPCHPARGQRDEPLSPSQRT